The proteins below are encoded in one region of Streptomyces sp. NBC_00490:
- a CDS encoding ROK family protein, with the protein MGRLTGGDPSLLRRINSAVVLHALRATDCATLTEITRVTGLSRPTVEGVVEGLIEAGYVVEKAADESVVRRQGRPARRFRFRAEAGHLLGLDIGPHRVAALLSDLDGRVLGAVAKDVSETASADERLERLRTAVADLLRRAGVARESLRAVGAASPGIVEADGTVRLCAALPQWTGLRLGERLSRSFKCPVLVENDANAAAVAEHWKGAATESDDVVFVLAGLSPGAGALIGGRLHRGYGGAAGEIGALHLLGREVTPEKLLSTTDEPLHPLDEQAVAEVFAQAREGDQRARAAVDRFLQRLVHDVAALSLALDPELVVIGGWATGIVDVLEPLRLELARYCLRPPKVTLSLLGEAAVATGALRLALDHVEEQLFAVEGTVTARR; encoded by the coding sequence TTGGGGCGGCTGACCGGCGGGGATCCCTCGCTGCTGCGAAGGATCAATTCCGCGGTGGTGCTGCACGCGCTGCGCGCCACGGACTGCGCCACTCTGACCGAGATCACGCGGGTGACCGGGCTGTCCCGGCCGACCGTCGAGGGCGTGGTCGAGGGGCTCATCGAGGCGGGGTACGTCGTCGAGAAGGCGGCCGACGAGAGTGTCGTACGCCGGCAGGGGCGGCCCGCGCGGCGGTTCAGGTTCCGGGCCGAGGCCGGGCATCTGCTGGGCCTCGACATCGGGCCCCACCGGGTCGCCGCGCTCCTGTCCGACCTGGACGGCCGGGTACTCGGCGCCGTCGCCAAGGACGTCTCCGAGACCGCGTCGGCCGACGAGCGCCTGGAGCGGCTGCGCACCGCGGTGGCCGACCTGCTGCGCCGGGCCGGCGTCGCTCGCGAGTCGCTGCGGGCGGTGGGGGCCGCCTCGCCCGGGATCGTCGAGGCGGACGGCACCGTGCGGCTGTGCGCCGCGCTGCCCCAGTGGACGGGGCTGCGCCTCGGTGAGCGGCTGAGCCGTTCCTTCAAGTGTCCGGTCCTGGTGGAGAACGACGCCAACGCGGCGGCGGTCGCCGAGCACTGGAAGGGTGCCGCCACCGAGTCCGACGACGTCGTGTTCGTGCTGGCGGGGCTGAGTCCGGGCGCGGGGGCGCTGATCGGCGGGCGGCTGCACCGGGGGTACGGCGGGGCGGCGGGCGAGATCGGCGCGCTGCATCTGCTCGGCCGCGAGGTGACGCCGGAGAAGCTGCTGTCCACCACGGACGAGCCGCTGCACCCGCTCGACGAGCAGGCCGTCGCCGAGGTCTTCGCGCAGGCACGCGAGGGCGACCAGCGGGCCCGGGCGGCCGTCGACCGTTTCCTCCAGCGGCTCGTCCACGACGTGGCCGCCCTGTCCCTCGCCCTCGACCCCGAGCTGGTCGTCATCGGCGGCTGGGCGACCGGGATCGTCGACGTACTGGAGCCGCTGCGGCTGGAGTTGGCGCGCTACTGTCTGCGGCCGCCGAAGGTGACGCTGTCGCTCCTCGGCGAGGCCGCCGTGGCGACGGGGGCGCTGCGGCTGGCGCTGGACCATGTGGAGGAACAGCTCTTCGCGGTGGAGGGCACGGTGACGGCGCGCCGTTGA
- a CDS encoding hemolysin family protein: MTAIQLLIGLATLVVNAFFVGAEFALISVRRSQIEPYAEEGDRRAKSVLWGLQHVSALMAAAQLGITLCTLILGVVAEPAIAHLLEPVFHALGVPAGAGHAVSFVIALTAATYLHMLLGEMVPKNIALAEPVRSALVLGPPLVTLSRGLRPVIFAINAFANALLKLLRVETKDEVTATFSDAELARLVKDSDEAGLIDDRTRERLHDALELGRRPVRDVVLPLERVVYARVGVTPEQLERLSAESGFSRFPVVDDGRRILGYLHVKDALDASPRDLAFQVRDMRPIARVRESTPLDDVLTAMRGSRTHVAAVLGGDGRLAGLVTMEDVLRELFGQRA; the protein is encoded by the coding sequence GTGACCGCGATCCAGTTGCTGATCGGCCTGGCGACCCTGGTCGTCAACGCCTTCTTCGTGGGCGCCGAGTTCGCGCTGATCTCGGTGCGGCGCTCGCAGATCGAGCCGTACGCCGAGGAGGGCGACCGGCGCGCCAAGAGCGTGCTATGGGGTCTGCAGCATGTGTCCGCGCTGATGGCGGCGGCACAGCTCGGCATCACCCTGTGCACGCTGATCCTCGGTGTGGTCGCCGAACCGGCGATCGCGCACCTGCTGGAGCCGGTGTTCCACGCGCTCGGTGTGCCGGCGGGCGCCGGACACGCGGTGTCGTTCGTGATCGCGCTCACCGCGGCGACGTATCTGCACATGCTGCTCGGCGAGATGGTGCCGAAGAACATCGCGCTCGCGGAGCCGGTGCGCAGCGCGCTGGTGCTGGGCCCGCCGCTGGTCACCCTGTCCCGGGGCCTGCGCCCGGTGATCTTCGCGATCAACGCGTTCGCCAACGCCCTGCTGAAGCTGTTGCGGGTGGAGACCAAGGACGAGGTCACGGCGACCTTCTCGGACGCCGAGCTGGCCCGGCTGGTCAAGGACTCCGACGAGGCGGGTCTGATCGACGACCGGACCCGGGAGCGGCTGCACGACGCCCTGGAGTTGGGCCGCCGGCCGGTGCGCGATGTCGTCCTGCCGCTGGAACGGGTCGTCTACGCGCGCGTGGGCGTCACCCCGGAGCAGTTGGAACGGCTGTCGGCCGAGTCCGGGTTCTCCCGGTTCCCGGTGGTGGACGACGGGCGGCGCATCCTCGGCTATCTGCATGTGAAGGACGCGCTGGACGCCTCCCCGCGGGATCTGGCGTTCCAGGTCCGGGACATGCGGCCCATCGCGCGCGTGCGGGAGAGCACACCGCTGGACGACGTCCTGACGGCGATGCGGGGCAGCCGTACGCATGTCGCGGCGGTGCTGGGGGGCGACGGGCGGCTGGCGGGGCTGGTGACGATGGAGGACGTGCTGCGGGAGCTGTTCGGACAGCGGGCGTGA
- a CDS encoding ABC transporter ATP-binding protein, with the protein MTSIEVQNLTKEFGTRRAVDDLTFTVLPGRVTGFLGPNGAGKSTTMRLVLGLDRPTSGTATIGGRAYGDLGEPLRHVGALLDAQAAHGSRTGRDHLRTLAASNRIPDTRVDELLAETGLAPVARRRVKTYSLGMRQRLGIAAALLGDPEVVMLDEPSNGLDPEGIIWIRGLLRRLAGEGRTVLVSSHLMNETASFADHLVVLGRGRLLADTPMRGFIHARVQPRVRIRTTDPTTLKAVLAEHGLDGVEHEDGHWTVHHARVDDIGRLASAAGIPILELSAQEGTLEQAYLGLTATEAEFTAQPQEA; encoded by the coding sequence ATGACCAGCATCGAAGTCCAGAACCTGACCAAGGAGTTCGGCACCCGACGAGCCGTGGACGACCTCACCTTCACCGTCCTCCCCGGCCGTGTCACCGGCTTCCTCGGCCCCAACGGAGCCGGAAAGTCCACCACCATGCGGCTCGTGCTCGGCCTGGACCGGCCGACGTCCGGCACCGCCACGATCGGCGGCCGCGCCTACGGAGACCTCGGCGAACCGCTGCGCCATGTCGGCGCCCTGCTCGACGCGCAGGCCGCGCACGGCTCCCGCACCGGCCGCGACCACCTGCGCACGCTCGCCGCGAGCAACCGCATCCCGGACACCCGCGTCGACGAACTGCTGGCGGAGACCGGCCTCGCCCCGGTGGCCCGGCGCCGGGTGAAGACGTACTCCCTGGGCATGCGCCAGCGGCTCGGCATCGCGGCCGCGCTGCTCGGCGACCCCGAGGTGGTCATGCTCGACGAACCCTCCAACGGTCTGGACCCCGAAGGCATCATCTGGATCCGCGGGCTGCTGCGCCGGCTCGCGGGGGAGGGGCGCACCGTCCTGGTCTCCAGCCACCTCATGAACGAGACCGCGTCCTTCGCCGACCACCTCGTGGTCCTCGGCCGGGGCAGGCTCCTCGCCGACACCCCGATGCGCGGGTTCATCCACGCCCGTGTGCAGCCACGGGTACGGATCCGCACCACGGACCCCACCACCCTCAAGGCCGTCCTGGCCGAACACGGCCTCGACGGCGTCGAGCACGAGGACGGGCACTGGACCGTGCACCACGCGCGCGTGGACGACATCGGCCGCCTCGCGTCCGCCGCCGGCATCCCGATCCTCGAACTGAGCGCGCAGGAGGGCACGTTGGAGCAGGCCTACCTGGGCCTCACCGCCACCGAGGCCGAGTTCACCGCACAGCCGCAGGAGGCCTGA
- a CDS encoding hemolysin family protein — protein MTEVLLLLVAILLSLACGAFVAAEFSLTTVERGALERAAERGERGASGALKAVRNLTFQLSGAQLGITVTNLVVGMLAEPSIAKLIAGPLESLGMSRSAASSVALVLGTALSTVVLMVVGELVPKNWAISSPLAVAKRVGNAQRWFSAAFRPFITHLNNTANRIVRLFGVEPTEELAAARGPQELAALARHSAKEGALEADTAELFVRTLNLSDLTAENVMTPRVQVIALDAQATCEDVANATRATGLSRFPVYRGNLDSVVGTAHIKDVLAVPAERRARVPVSELMREPLLVPESLTVDRLLDRLSGKRTMAVVIDEYGGTAGVATLEDIVEEVVGEVRDEHDPHETPDLAAAGTDDEGRVLYSADGSARIDHLARVGLRAPEGPYETLAGLVATELGRIPVVGDTAEVVGWRLDVVDASGRRAARVLLHAPLDDTSDSFEGEARK, from the coding sequence ATGACCGAAGTGCTCCTCCTGCTCGTGGCGATCCTGCTCTCGCTGGCCTGCGGTGCCTTCGTCGCCGCCGAGTTCTCGCTGACCACGGTCGAGCGCGGCGCCCTGGAGAGGGCCGCGGAGCGCGGCGAGCGGGGCGCGTCGGGCGCCCTGAAGGCCGTGCGCAATCTGACCTTCCAGCTCTCCGGGGCCCAGCTCGGCATCACCGTCACCAACCTGGTGGTCGGCATGCTCGCCGAGCCGTCGATCGCCAAGCTGATCGCCGGTCCCCTGGAGTCGCTGGGCATGTCCCGCTCGGCGGCCTCGTCGGTCGCGCTGGTGCTCGGTACGGCCCTGTCGACCGTCGTCCTGATGGTCGTCGGCGAGCTGGTGCCGAAGAACTGGGCGATCTCCTCTCCGCTGGCCGTGGCCAAGCGGGTGGGCAACGCACAGCGCTGGTTCAGCGCGGCGTTCCGGCCCTTCATCACCCACCTCAACAACACGGCGAACCGCATCGTGCGTCTCTTCGGCGTCGAGCCGACGGAGGAGCTGGCCGCCGCGCGCGGGCCGCAGGAGCTCGCCGCCCTGGCCCGGCACTCCGCCAAGGAGGGCGCGCTGGAGGCCGACACCGCCGAACTCTTCGTGCGGACCCTGAACCTCTCCGACCTGACCGCGGAGAACGTGATGACGCCGCGCGTGCAGGTCATCGCCCTGGACGCCCAGGCGACCTGCGAGGACGTCGCGAACGCCACGCGCGCGACGGGCCTGTCCCGGTTCCCCGTCTACCGCGGCAACCTCGACTCGGTCGTGGGCACCGCCCACATCAAGGACGTCCTGGCGGTCCCGGCCGAGCGCCGGGCCCGGGTCCCCGTCTCCGAACTGATGCGCGAGCCGCTGCTCGTCCCCGAGTCGCTGACCGTGGACCGGCTGCTCGACCGGCTGTCCGGCAAGCGCACGATGGCCGTGGTCATCGACGAGTACGGCGGTACGGCCGGGGTGGCCACGCTGGAGGACATCGTCGAGGAGGTCGTCGGCGAGGTCCGCGACGAGCACGACCCGCACGAGACACCCGACCTGGCCGCGGCCGGGACCGACGACGAGGGCCGCGTCCTGTACTCGGCCGACGGCTCGGCACGCATCGACCACCTCGCGCGCGTGGGCCTGCGGGCTCCCGAGGGGCCGTACGAGACCCTGGCCGGTCTGGTGGCGACCGAGCTCGGCCGTATCCCGGTCGTCGGCGACACCGCGGAGGTCGTCGGATGGCGGCTGGACGTGGTGGACGCCTCCGGGCGCAGGGCCGCGCGCGTGCTGCTGCACGCTCCGCTCGACGACACGTCGGATTCCTTCGAAGGGGAGGCCCGCAAGTGA
- a CDS encoding response regulator transcription factor, giving the protein MPVTVLLVDDEPLVRAGLRAVLEAQPDIEVVGEAADGAAVIPLVRQLRPDVVAMDVRMPLMDGIEATRAVLRTIENPPKILVVTTFENDEYVYEALRAGADGFLLKRARPAEIVHAVRLVAEGESLLFPASVRQLAAEYGESGGNRAARAVMERAQLTEREAEVLRLMARGLSNAEIAERLIVGTETVKSHVSGVLAKLGARDRTQAVIAAYESGFVAPG; this is encoded by the coding sequence ATGCCGGTCACCGTTCTCCTCGTCGACGACGAACCCCTCGTACGCGCGGGTCTGCGGGCCGTGTTGGAGGCGCAGCCCGACATCGAGGTCGTCGGGGAGGCGGCGGACGGGGCCGCCGTGATCCCGCTGGTGCGGCAGCTGCGGCCCGACGTGGTCGCCATGGACGTACGGATGCCGCTGATGGACGGGATCGAGGCCACGCGCGCGGTGCTGCGGACGATCGAGAACCCGCCGAAGATCCTGGTGGTGACGACGTTCGAGAACGACGAGTACGTGTACGAGGCGCTGCGGGCCGGGGCCGACGGGTTCCTGCTGAAGCGGGCCCGGCCGGCCGAGATCGTGCACGCGGTGCGGCTGGTCGCCGAGGGCGAGTCGCTGCTGTTCCCGGCGTCGGTGCGGCAGCTCGCCGCCGAGTACGGCGAGAGTGGCGGCAACCGTGCGGCCCGGGCGGTGATGGAGCGGGCCCAGCTGACCGAGCGGGAGGCCGAGGTACTGCGGCTGATGGCCCGCGGGCTGTCCAACGCGGAGATCGCCGAGCGGCTGATCGTCGGAACGGAGACCGTGAAGTCCCACGTCAGCGGCGTACTGGCGAAGCTCGGGGCACGGGACCGCACGCAGGCCGTGATCGCGGCGTACGAGTCGGGGTTCGTGGCGCCCGGCTGA
- a CDS encoding ABC transporter permease, whose protein sequence is MSYAPVLHAEWLKIRTLRSLLGALLALFAASTAFSALAGVSETSDPDFDPLFTALSGVAPGQIAAISFGAMAVSSEFHGGALRLSLAAVPRRGRWYAAKLTAIAVPTLVVGQITALAALLVARAGLGDAASGLTAGEQARGVVGCGLYLMLMALLAAGLTALLRSGVGALSLLIPFVLVVSFVIGDAVGGATDFLPDRAGQVVLYESYDGRLGPWAGLGVTALWTAAVLAAGAWSVRRRDA, encoded by the coding sequence ATGTCCTACGCACCCGTTCTGCACGCCGAGTGGCTGAAGATCCGTACGCTCCGCTCGCTCCTCGGGGCGCTGCTCGCGCTGTTCGCGGCGAGCACGGCGTTCTCCGCGCTCGCCGGTGTCTCCGAGACGTCCGACCCCGACTTCGACCCGCTGTTCACGGCGTTGTCCGGGGTCGCGCCCGGTCAGATCGCCGCGATCTCCTTCGGAGCCATGGCCGTGTCCTCGGAGTTCCACGGGGGTGCGCTGCGGCTCTCCCTCGCCGCGGTGCCGCGGCGCGGACGGTGGTACGCGGCCAAGCTGACCGCGATCGCCGTGCCGACCCTGGTCGTCGGGCAGATCACCGCCCTGGCCGCGCTCCTGGTCGCGAGGGCGGGCCTGGGCGACGCGGCGAGCGGTCTGACCGCGGGCGAGCAGGCACGCGGTGTGGTGGGCTGCGGCCTCTACCTCATGCTGATGGCACTGCTGGCGGCCGGACTCACGGCCCTGCTGCGCAGCGGGGTGGGCGCGCTGTCCCTGCTGATCCCGTTCGTCCTCGTCGTCTCGTTCGTGATCGGGGACGCGGTGGGCGGCGCGACGGACTTCCTGCCGGACCGGGCGGGACAGGTGGTCCTGTACGAGTCCTACGACGGCCGGTTGGGGCCGTGGGCGGGGCTGGGGGTGACCGCGCTGTGGACGGCGGCGGTACTGGCGGCGGGCGCGTGGAGCGTGCGGCGCAGGGACGCCTGA
- a CDS encoding sensor histidine kinase has translation MVRLLRPFGRAVTYTRLLHLFIAIVWPSMWLFVQEAWWTWVMAGVVLAPVGLVPAMRTVEGLQARLLLTGHRPDSAGTDIVVTPSATWGDRGRVVVWLEARLLIGCATSVFTVQLLIASVDLVASAFGRDVGEGLLDPLHGHAWWHVLLVLPALVTLAATVVGSGRLITALAHRLLGPSPADRMAALEERTEQLLERTRIARELHDSIGHALTVAVVQAGAARAAGDPAFTDRALGAIEETGRAALEDLERVLGILRESERPVSGRPTLADCDRLLESARVSGAKVDAEVTGPVDTLPGPVSREGYRILQESLTNVLRHAGAVPVRVRIAVVADGLALEVRNPLTADIPGPGRGSGLRGIRERAALLGGSAHTGPDRGDWQVRVELPLR, from the coding sequence ATGGTCCGTTTGCTGCGCCCGTTCGGCAGGGCGGTGACGTACACACGGTTGCTGCATCTGTTCATCGCGATCGTGTGGCCGAGCATGTGGCTGTTCGTCCAGGAGGCGTGGTGGACCTGGGTGATGGCCGGCGTGGTCCTCGCGCCCGTCGGGCTGGTGCCCGCGATGCGCACCGTGGAGGGCCTGCAGGCACGGCTGTTGCTGACCGGTCACCGGCCTGACAGCGCGGGCACCGACATCGTCGTGACGCCGTCCGCCACCTGGGGCGACCGGGGGCGGGTCGTCGTCTGGCTGGAGGCGCGGCTGCTGATCGGCTGCGCGACCTCCGTGTTCACCGTCCAGTTGCTCATCGCGAGCGTCGACCTGGTGGCGTCGGCGTTCGGCCGTGACGTCGGGGAGGGCCTGCTGGACCCGCTCCACGGCCACGCCTGGTGGCACGTCCTGCTCGTGCTCCCGGCGCTCGTCACGCTGGCGGCGACGGTTGTCGGCTCGGGCCGGCTCATCACCGCACTCGCCCACCGTCTCCTGGGCCCCTCACCGGCCGATCGCATGGCCGCCCTGGAGGAACGCACCGAGCAGCTCCTGGAACGCACCCGCATCGCCCGCGAGCTCCACGACTCCATCGGCCACGCGCTGACCGTGGCCGTCGTCCAGGCGGGCGCCGCCCGCGCGGCCGGTGATCCCGCCTTCACCGACCGTGCCCTGGGCGCCATCGAGGAGACCGGCCGGGCGGCCCTGGAGGATCTGGAACGGGTCCTCGGGATCCTGCGCGAGTCCGAGCGGCCGGTCAGCGGCCGGCCGACGCTGGCGGACTGCGACCGTCTGCTGGAGTCCGCCCGCGTCTCCGGCGCGAAGGTCGACGCCGAGGTGACCGGGCCCGTCGACACGCTGCCCGGACCGGTCTCCCGCGAGGGGTACCGCATCCTCCAGGAGTCGCTGACCAATGTGCTGCGGCACGCGGGGGCCGTCCCCGTCCGGGTGCGCATCGCGGTCGTGGCGGACGGTCTCGCTCTGGAGGTCCGCAATCCCCTGACGGCCGACATACCCGGGCCGGGCCGGGGCAGCGGTCTGCGCGGCATCCGCGAGCGCGCGGCCCTGCTGGGCGGCAGCGCGCACACCGGCCCCGACCGGGGTGACTGGCAGGTGCGGGTGGAGCTGCCGCTGCGCTGA
- the purB gene encoding adenylosuccinate lyase, translated as MTSAPAKPRIPNVLAGRYASAELATLWSPEQKVKLERQLWLAVLRAQKDLGIEVPDEAIADYERVLDTVDLASIAEREKVTRHDVKARIEEFNDLAGHEHVHKGMTSRDLTENVEQLQIRLSLELMRDRTVAVLARLAKLAGEYGELVMAGRSHNVAAQATTLGKRFATAADELLVAHGRVEELLGRYPLRGIKGPVGTAQDMLDLLGGDAAKLADLEQRIARHLGFSQAFTSVGQVYPRSLDYEVVTALVQVAAAPSSLAKTIRLMAGHELVTEGFKPGQVGSSAMPHKMNTRSCERVNGLMVILRGYASMTGELAGDQWNEGDVSCSVVRRVALPDAFFALDGLLETFLTVLDEFGAFPAVVARELDRYLPFLATTKVLMGAVRAGVGREVAHEAIKENAVASALAMREQGAERNELLDKLAADERIPLDRAQLDALMADKLSFTGAAADQVGVVVGRIEEIVKQHPEAAGYTPGAIL; from the coding sequence GTGACTTCCGCTCCCGCCAAGCCCCGCATCCCGAACGTCCTCGCCGGACGCTACGCCTCCGCCGAGCTCGCCACGCTCTGGTCGCCCGAGCAGAAGGTGAAGCTGGAGCGGCAGCTCTGGCTCGCCGTACTGCGGGCCCAGAAGGACCTCGGCATCGAGGTGCCGGACGAGGCGATCGCCGACTACGAGCGTGTCCTGGACACCGTCGACCTGGCCTCCATCGCCGAGCGCGAGAAGGTCACGCGGCACGACGTGAAGGCGCGGATCGAGGAGTTCAACGACCTCGCCGGGCACGAGCACGTCCACAAGGGCATGACCTCGCGCGACCTCACCGAGAACGTCGAGCAGCTGCAGATCCGGCTCTCGCTGGAGCTGATGCGCGACCGTACGGTGGCCGTCCTGGCCCGTCTGGCCAAGCTGGCCGGCGAGTACGGCGAGCTGGTCATGGCCGGCCGCTCGCACAACGTCGCCGCGCAGGCCACGACACTCGGCAAGCGGTTCGCGACCGCCGCCGACGAGCTGCTCGTCGCCCACGGCCGGGTCGAGGAGCTGCTCGGCCGCTACCCGCTGCGCGGCATCAAGGGCCCGGTCGGCACCGCGCAGGACATGCTCGACCTGCTCGGCGGCGACGCGGCCAAGCTGGCCGACCTGGAGCAGCGGATCGCCCGGCACCTGGGCTTCTCGCAGGCGTTCACCTCGGTCGGCCAGGTCTACCCGCGCTCCCTGGACTACGAGGTCGTGACCGCGCTGGTGCAGGTGGCGGCGGCCCCGTCGTCGCTGGCGAAGACGATCCGCCTGATGGCCGGGCACGAGCTGGTGACCGAGGGCTTCAAGCCGGGCCAGGTCGGCTCCTCCGCGATGCCGCACAAGATGAACACCCGGTCCTGCGAGCGCGTCAACGGCCTCATGGTCATCCTGCGCGGCTACGCGTCCATGACCGGCGAACTGGCGGGCGACCAGTGGAACGAGGGCGACGTGTCCTGCTCGGTGGTGCGCCGGGTCGCGCTGCCGGACGCGTTCTTCGCGCTCGACGGTCTGCTGGAGACGTTCCTGACGGTCCTCGACGAGTTCGGCGCCTTCCCGGCGGTCGTCGCCCGCGAACTGGACCGCTACCTGCCGTTCCTCGCCACCACCAAGGTGCTCATGGGCGCGGTGCGTGCCGGCGTCGGCCGCGAGGTCGCGCACGAGGCGATCAAGGAGAACGCCGTCGCCTCCGCGCTCGCGATGCGCGAGCAGGGCGCCGAGCGCAACGAGCTCCTCGACAAGCTGGCCGCGGACGAGCGCATCCCGCTCGACCGGGCGCAGCTGGACGCGCTGATGGCGGACAAGCTGTCCTTCACGGGCGCCGCGGCCGACCAGGTCGGTGTGGTCGTCGGCCGGATCGAGGAGATCGTGAAGCAGCACCCGGAGGCCGCCGGTTACACGCCCGGCGCGATCCTCTGA
- a CDS encoding SGNH/GDSL hydrolase family protein has translation MQKNPAHTSLVALGDSFTEGMSDLLPNGSYRGWADVLAGRMAAVTPGFRYANLAVRGKLIQQIVEEQVDVAVAMRPDVITLVGGLNDTLRPKCDMGRVRALLTEAVERLAPACEQLVLMRSPGRQGPVLERFRPRMEELFACVDELAEKHGAIVVDLYGAPSLGDPRLWDVDRLHLTAEGHRRVAEAVWQTLGYDPEDTEWRTPMPATLPPGWAARRVADARFARQYLLPWIARRLTGRSSGDGLPAKRPDLLPYEGPTP, from the coding sequence ATGCAGAAGAACCCCGCACACACCAGCCTCGTCGCCCTCGGCGACTCCTTCACCGAGGGCATGTCGGACCTGCTCCCGAACGGCTCCTACCGGGGCTGGGCCGATGTCCTGGCCGGCCGGATGGCCGCGGTGACACCCGGCTTCCGGTACGCCAACCTCGCGGTCCGCGGCAAGCTCATCCAGCAGATCGTCGAGGAGCAGGTCGATGTGGCCGTGGCCATGCGGCCCGACGTGATCACGCTGGTGGGCGGCCTGAACGACACCCTGCGGCCCAAGTGCGACATGGGGCGGGTCCGCGCGCTGCTGACCGAGGCCGTGGAGCGGCTCGCCCCGGCCTGCGAGCAGCTCGTGCTGATGCGCAGCCCGGGCCGCCAGGGGCCGGTCCTGGAGCGCTTCCGGCCACGCATGGAGGAGCTCTTCGCGTGCGTCGACGAGCTGGCCGAAAAGCACGGCGCGATCGTCGTCGACCTGTACGGGGCGCCGTCCCTCGGTGATCCGCGCCTGTGGGACGTGGACCGGCTGCACCTCACGGCCGAGGGCCACCGGCGCGTCGCCGAGGCGGTCTGGCAGACACTGGGCTACGACCCCGAGGACACCGAGTGGCGCACGCCGATGCCGGCCACGCTGCCGCCGGGCTGGGCCGCGCGACGGGTCGCGGACGCCCGGTTCGCCCGGCAGTACCTGCTCCCCTGGATAGCCCGCCGTCTCACCGGCCGCTCCTCGGGCGACGGCCTGCCGGCGAAGCGGCCCGACCTGCTGCCGTACGAGGGTCCGACGCCGTAA
- a CDS encoding GntR family transcriptional regulator, whose amino-acid sequence MGTTQLETVPEPKYWHLKTVLTEALDSEFSVGEILPNERDLAARFGVARATLRQALEQLELEGRLQRRRGVGTTVAPPRVGVAVGTEDHVWPGTAPDAWQSVDSTLEVPSAAVAGALETGHDEPVHVVRRSRMTHGQPVAAELLYIPQSSVPDLSAIDAPSGAARARAVLRELQRLGLEGQDSAVELGSARADDAKQLDRLPGAPVLVVTTRFFSQGRTAALSVATYRADTCRLTFGDSGGVEIHEDPERRAS is encoded by the coding sequence GTGGGGACCACGCAGCTGGAAACGGTGCCGGAACCGAAATACTGGCACCTCAAGACCGTGCTCACTGAGGCGCTGGACTCCGAGTTCTCGGTGGGGGAGATCCTGCCCAACGAGCGCGACCTGGCCGCCCGGTTCGGCGTCGCGCGCGCCACGCTCCGTCAGGCCCTGGAGCAGCTCGAGCTGGAAGGCCGGCTCCAGCGCCGCCGCGGTGTCGGTACGACCGTCGCCCCGCCCCGCGTGGGTGTCGCCGTCGGCACGGAAGACCATGTCTGGCCGGGCACGGCCCCGGACGCCTGGCAGTCCGTCGACAGCACGCTGGAGGTCCCGTCGGCGGCCGTCGCCGGAGCACTGGAAACCGGCCACGACGAACCCGTGCACGTCGTGCGCCGCTCCCGTATGACGCACGGTCAGCCCGTCGCCGCGGAACTGCTCTACATCCCGCAGTCCTCGGTGCCCGACCTCTCCGCCATAGACGCCCCGTCCGGTGCCGCCCGCGCGCGTGCCGTGCTGCGCGAGCTCCAGCGCCTGGGGCTGGAGGGTCAGGACAGCGCCGTGGAACTGGGCTCGGCCCGCGCCGACGACGCCAAGCAGCTGGACCGGCTGCCCGGGGCGCCCGTCCTCGTCGTGACGACCCGCTTCTTCTCGCAGGGCCGCACCGCCGCGCTGTCCGTCGCCACCTACCGCGCCGACACCTGCCGGCTGACCTTCGGCGACTCCGGCGGCGTGGAGATCCACGAGGACCCGGAGCGCCGGGCGTCCTGA